The following are encoded together in the Trachemys scripta elegans isolate TJP31775 chromosome 7, CAS_Tse_1.0, whole genome shotgun sequence genome:
- the INTS5 gene encoding integrator complex subunit 5: protein MSSLCDPPGAAPPGPPQNPAHGAHPPLSSQELAQEIKAFLSGVDPVHGNKLTIKEHARCAILLLRSLPPARSAVLDHLRNVFDEYVCTYLLELESSEGGLGARRAQGPNLDDVVQEIQNVLSEFVRMNPKAWAPVVSAWSIDLMGQLSSKYAGRHGVPHASSLNELLQLWMSCKATRTLMDIYTQCLSSMISTCPDACVDALLDTSVQHSPHFDWVVAHIGSSFPNTIISRVLSCGLKDFCVHGAAPVDLLFPTAADKRVPKIASVVGILGHLASRHSDSIKQELLRMFHESLGPVRDQQQKATVPFLLQLAVMSPMLLGTISSELVDSLKPSVLSQLHQHFAALPREDLENMVSIVVHLICQTSAGAYRILQFLVNTAMPASVITTPGLAVHDSVREACDRIIQLLLLNLQKLVYNRGSASLGDAPPRAVPFLDELKGHVRELCVETLRLERKRFLWQHQLLGLLSVYCTPSCTTDALFYLLTLSRSQEELGLATQLYAVLSSCMSDLLPATVKKCVCQIHMGGLSEQHMVQLFHNLALIVQWEGEGPASMSAQLGAVLSLHLYDLGQLLLHRNPEVAEAASLLLSVCPLPRTIRPAHLLVIIRSAVHQFFLVLHRQCPTGISYSTRLLSRLSGASPAAMKAILQQLVEGALHPGNAELFGGLAELSAGDDASLEGTRISLLDINRRFTTAVNFSGSVWSVFHAGVIGRGLKPPQPARRQEPEEIVHNVQNFLSLLLRCCRGGRYGAPEPPAHTVAVNPEAAKAVAVVLVESVCPDVTNSELGWPPEEHTRSTVERDIQICRRFRDNPLLFQLLRLVAAGPPALCYCSVLLRGLLATLMAHWEASRHGDTTSSPWHLHASCALVACMAEGSLLPPVLGNMHEIFHQLAPFEVHLLLLSVWDYMRDNSPLPQKFTFQADKGLFFRDFSRDCDVGKYLCVLHSVLHKNIDRLGLLSGRFQT from the exons CCCACCCGCCGCTCAG TTCCCAGGAGCTGGCCCAGGAGATCAAAGCCTTCCTGAGCGGTGTGGACCCTGTGCATGGTAACAAGCTAACCATCAAGGAACATGCCCGCTGTGCCATCCTGCTGCTGCGCAGCCTGCCACCTGCGCGCAGCGCCGTGCTGGACCATCTGCGCAATGTCTTCGATGAGTATGTCTGCACCTACTTGTTGGAGCTGGAGAGCAGTGAGGGAGGGCTGGGTGCCAGGCGGGCTCAGGGGCCCAACCTGGACGACGTTGTGCAAGAGATCCAGAATGTGCTGTCTGAGTTTGTCCGCATGAACCCCAAGGCCTGGGCACCTGTGGTCTCAGCCTGGTCCATAGACCTGATGGGGCAGCTGAGCAGCAAGTATGCAGGGCGGCATGGTGTGCCCCACGCCTCCAGCCTCAatgagctgctgcagctgtggaTGTCGTGCAAGGCCACTCGGACGCTGATGGACATCTACACCCAGTGCCTGTCCTCCATGATCAGCACCTGCCCCGATGCCTGTGTGGATGCCCTGCTGGACACCTCAGTGCAGCATTCTCCGCACTTCGACTGGGTGGTGGCTCACATTGGCTCCTCTTTCCCCAACACCATCATCAGCCGCGTCCTCTCCTGTGGCCTCAAGGACTTCTGCGTCCACGGGGCAGCCCCTGTCGACCTGCTCTTCCCCACTGCCGCTGACAAGCGGGTGCCCAAGATTGCCTCGGTGGTGGGCATCCTGGGCCACCTGGCCTCGCGCCACTCAGACAGCATCAAGCAGGAGCTGCTGCGGATGTTCCACGAGAGCCTGGGCCCCGTGCGTGACCAGCAGCAGAAAGCTACAGTGCCCTTCCTGCTGCAGCTGGCCGTCATGTCGCCCATGCTGCTGGGGACTATCTCCTCCGAACTGGTGGACTCCCTCAAGCCGAGCGTGCTGAGCCAGCTGCACCAGCACTTCGCTGCACTGCCCCGCGAGGACTTGGAGAACATGGTGAGCATTGTAGTGCATCTCATCTGCCAGACGTCAGCAGGGGCCTACCGTATCCTGCAGTTCCTGGTCAACACGGCCATGCCAGCCTCGGTCAtcaccaccccagggctggccGTCCATGACAGCGTGCGCGAGGCCTGTGACCGCATCATCCAGCTGTTGCTGCTCAACCTGCAGAAGCTGGTGTACAACCGGGGCTCGGCCAGCCTGGGGGACGCCCCGCCCCGGGCTGTGCCCTTCCTGGATGAGCTGAAGGGCCACGTGCGGGAGCTCTGCGTGGAGACGCTGCGGCTAGAGCGCAAGCGCTTCCTGTGGCAGCATCAGCTGCTGGGGCTCCTCTCAGTCTACTGCACTCCCAGCTGCACCACTGACGCCCTCTTCTACTTGCTGACGCTGTCCCGGAGCCAGGAGGAACTGGGCCTGGCCACGCAGCTCTACGCTGTGCTGAGCTCCTGCATGAGCGACCTGCTGCCAGCCACTGTCAAGAAGTGCGTGTGCCAGATCCACATGGGGGGGCTGTCGGAGCAGCACATGGTGCAGCTGTTCCACAACCTGGCCCTGATTgtgcagtgggagggggagggcccTGCCTCCATGAGCGCCCAGCTAGGGGCTGTCCTCTCTCTGCACCTCTATGACCtcgggcagctgctgctgcatcgCAATCCCGAAGTGGCCGaggctgcctccctgctgctttctgtctgtCCCTTGCCCCGGACCATCCGGCCGGCTCACTTGCTTGTCATCATCCGTTCAGCCGTGCACCAATTCTTCCTGGTGCTGCACCGCCAGTGCCCCACGGGCATCAGCTACAGCACCCGGCTGCTCTCCCGTCTTAGTGGGGCCTCTCCAGCTGCCATGAAGGCCATCCTGCAGCAACTGGTGGAGGGAGCCCTGCACCCAGGGaatgctgagctctttggagGCCTGGCCGAGCTGTCTGCTGGGGATGATGCCAGCCTGGAAGGCACCAGGATCTCCCTGTTGGACATCAACCGGCGCTTCACAACTGCCGTCAATTTCTCTGGCAGTGTGTGGTCAGTATTCCATGCTGGGGTGATTGGGCGTGGGCTGAAGCCACCCCAGCCCGCCCGGCGGCAGGAGCCTGAAGAGATTGTGCACAATGTCCAGAACTTCCTGAGCCTGCTGCTGCGCTGCTGCCGGGGCGGGCGCTACGGTGCGCCTGAACCCCCGGCCCACACAGTGGCTGTCAACCCCGAGGCAGCCAAGGCAGTGGCTGTGGTGCTGGTGGAGAGCGTCTGCCCTGACGTCACCAACAGCGAGCTGGGCTGGCCGCCCGAGGAGCACACTCGCAGCACGGTGGAGCGCGACATCCAGATCTGCAGGCGCTTCCGTGACAACCCGCTGCTCTTCCAGCTGCTGCGGCTGGTGGCAGccggccccccagccctgtgctactGCTCCGTGCTGTTGCGTGGCCTGCTAGCCACCCTCATGGCCCACTGGGAGGCCTCACGTCACGGTGACACCACCAGCTCACCGTGGCACCTGCACGCCTCCTGCGCCCTGGTGGCCTGCATGGCTGAGGGCTCCCTGCTGCCGCCAGTGCTTGGCAACATGCATGAGATCTTCCACCAGCTGGCGCCCTTCGAGGTgcatctgctgctgctgagcgTCTGGGACTACATGCGGGACAACAGCCCCCTACCCCAGAAGTTCACCTTCCAGGCCGATAAGGGGCTCTTCTTCCGCGACTTCTCCCGTGACTGTGACGTTGGGAAGTACCTCTGCGTGCTGCACAGTGTGCTGCACAAGAATATCGACCGCCTGGGGCTGCTGTCAGGGCGCTTCCAGACCTAG